TTTAAAGCGACTCACTTGAAACAAGCGTTCTTAGCTTGTGCAGCAGCCTGGTAATCGGGTTTGAACTTCAAGGCTTCATCAAAAGCCGCGATCGCTCTAGTAGTTTGACGGAATTTACAGAGGCTCAACCCTAAATAATACCAGGTTTCAGCTTTTTGATTATTAGTTAGTTCGGGACGATCTAAAAGACGGTAAAATTGAGCGATCGCTTGATCGTCTCGCTTTAAGCCTTGCAGGGCGATGCCTTTACCCCGCAAAGCCACAAAGTACTTAGGATTATATTTTAATGACTGCTCATAGGCTGCTAAAGCTGCTTGGTAGTCTTGTTTTTGCAATAACACCTTAGCTTGATAGCTAAAAGCAATGGCTAATTCTTTGGCATTGCCATTTTGAGGTTCAACTTTTAAAAGCTCAATTGCTTGATTCACAGCACTCAACGCTGTGTCTGGCTGTTTGAATGTTAGTAGGGCTTCGGTTTTATTAATCCAGAATACAGGATCATTTGAGTTGAGCATAATCGCTTGATCAAAAGCCGCGATCGCTTCATTATATTGTTTGAGATTGTATAGAGCTTCCCCTCGGCAATTCCACGCATAAACAGCTTCTGGGTTAATGATAGTTGCTGTGGTGCAAGATTGTAGCATTTGCTTGTAGTCTTTCATGCGAGCTAGTGCATAGCCCCGGTTAGTCCAAGATTGATAGTAGTTGCTATCGATTTTTAAAATGTTGTTGTATTTTGCGATCGCCTGTTGATATTCTCCTTGGTACAATAGCTCATTGCCTCGTTTAAAAATTATTTCTATTTGTAACCATTTAAAGACACTGAACCCTAAGACCATCAAGCTAGAACCACAAACCATCAAGCCAGCTATTGCCAACAATACCCAAAATCGTTGAATTCCTCTAGATTCAGCTGGGGCTATGGTATTGCTGTAATTCCAAGTATTAGGTGATGGAATCGGATTGTTATATAGGGTTGTTTCTGCTAATGAGGGTTGAAGTATTTTATCTAATTCCTGCTCTACCCAATTTAGATCGAATACCGATTGATAAATGCGGTTTCCCAATTTCAAAAAGTCTTTTTGTTGCATTATCAATCCTAAATGCAATAGTTCTGCCTGTTCTGCACTGTGATCAATTGCAACTTCCCCCTGTTGCCAAACTTGTTTGTACAATTCCAACAGTGATAACGGGTCACATTGCTGATTGTGAATAATATTTTCTCTGATTTGTTGTAAATATTCAGCAGCAACTTGAGTTTGCCAATTATTAATCAAGCGGGTTTGTACTAACTGTTGCACTGTTGCGGCTTCTTGACCTGCGGCAATCATCACTTCTGATTCTGCAAGCAATTGACAAAGCTTGTGGGCGAGAATCGTTTGCCCATCTGTCCAAAACAACACTTCTGCTAGCACGACTTCTGGACAATTAGCTTTTTCATCTAACTTGAATAATTTGATGGTCTTGGGGCTAAACAGTCTTAATCTGGCTGATTCTTGCTCTATCCAATAGCGATCAAATACTGATTGGTAAATACGGTTTCCCAATTTCAACAAGTCTTTTTCTTGCACTACCAATCCTAAATGCAATAGTTCTGCCTGTTCTGGACTGTGATCAACTAAAACTTCCCCTTGTTGCCAAACAAGCTTGTACAATTCCAAGAGTGATAACGGGTCACATTGCTGATTGTGAATAATATTTTCTCTGATTTGTTGTAAATGCTCAGCGGCTACTTGAGTTTGCCAATTATTAATCAAGTGGGTTTCTACTAGCTGTTGCACTGTTGCGGCTTCTTGACCTGCGGCAATCATCACTTCTGATTCTGCAAGCAATTGACAAAGCTTTTGGGTTAGTATTAGTTGTCTATCTGTCCAAGACAACACTTCTGCCAGTACAACTTCCGGAGAATCGGCTTTTTCATCTAATTTGAATAATTTGATGGTGTTGGGGCTAAACAGTCGGAAATGGGATAATTCTAATTCTATCCAATTGAGGTCGAATACCGATTGGTAAATGCGGTTTCCCAATTTCAATAAGTCTTTTTGTGGCACTACCAATCCTAGATGCAATAGTTCTGCCTGTTCTGGACTGTGATCAACTAAAACTTCCCCTTGTTGCCAAACAAGCTTGTACAATTCCAACAGTAATAATGGGTCACATTGCTGATTGTGAATAATATTTTCTCTGATTTGTTGTAAATACTCAGCAGCCACTTGAGTTTGCCAATTATTAATCAAGCGGGTTTGTACTAGCTGTTGCACTGTTGCAGCTTCTTGACCTGCGGTAATCATCACTTCTGATTCTGCAAGCAATTGACAAAGCTTTTGGGTTAGTATCGGTTGCCCATCTGTCCAAAACAACACTTCTGCCAGCACATCTTCCGGACAATTAGCTTTTTCATCTAACTTGAATAATTTGATGGTGCTGCGGCTAAACAGTCTTAACTTGGAAGATTTATGCTCTACCAATTTGGGAGCTAAAACCGATTGCTCAATGGAGTTTAAGGTTTTCAAATTGTTCTGCTGTGGCACTATCATTCCCAGGTGTAATTGTTCTGACTGCACTAAACTTTCATCCGTTGAGGCTTTTTCTTGTTGCCAGATGTGCTGCAATTCATATGGCAAAGCAAGATGCTCCAAAAAAAATTTAATTGTAGTAGGTTTCAACCAACCTTTAAGTACAGCTAATTCCCCAAAGCGAAGATTTTTCTGGGATTGTTCAGCGAGGATAGTTTTAATTTGGTGTTCATTTAACAGCCCAGCTGCTTCTAAATATTTACCCAAGGGTTGTTTTGGTTTCTCCTTCAGTAGAACTGTCCACTGATAAGAGAAAAAATCAGCCGTTTTTTGTTTTAGCCATCCATGAGAGGCTAGAATTTCACCGAACCGCAACCCCTGAACTAGTGTTTGCTCTTTGAGGGCAATTTCTACCTGTTCAGATGAAATCAGGTCAGCTTGTTGTAAAACTTTACCAAGCGGCTTCATAAACAAAGCAAATATTAAACTATAAAAATAGTTAATTAGATTAGTTTTTTATTTGATATTAGGCCATTATTCTACCATCCACGTAACATTTGTGACTATTATAAATTATTAATTAATACCAAGTGGTTATCTTAGTTTTCACGGAATCTGGGAAACCTCGTTTCCATTCCTCTTGGCTTGTATGAGAGTTGATACAAATAGGCAGCTTTCGGTGCAGGGGTGCTTTCGGTGCAGGGGTGCTTTGGATTTATCAGTAATTAAGTGAAATGGTATCAGCCAGAATTTAATGGGGATCAGGGTTAGGGGGTCTAAGGGTAAATCCTTGATCTTACTGGCGTTTTCGGTCAAAACCCTGTTTCGTTCTGCCTTTGGTTAATACAAGTTACATTCAGGCTTCAGGTTATCGATGGTACTCTAGTCAAATCTCAATAATAATCAACAAAAATAATAAGTATAATTAGCTACTAAATCTATCTTTCAACTTGTGTTGGCGACAACTTGATGCTGGAACTTTGGAAAGTCCTTCTTGCTTATAAACAGTTTGTGCCCCACGGTCATTGCTATCTTTGGAAACCAGATTTAGTAGGGCTGCATATCGTATCCGACTTTTTAATTGCACTTGCTTATTATTCAATTCCTGTGACGCTACTTTATTTTGTTCGCAAGCGACAAGATTTGCCATTCAACTGGATATTTCTACTGTTTGCTACATTTATTGTCACTTGTGGTACCACTCACCTGATGGAAATTTGGACGCTGTGGTATCCTACCTATTGGTTAAGTGGTTGTATCAAAGCTATTACAGCTTTAGTATCAGTGTATACGGGTATTACGTTGATACAGTTGATACCAAAAATCCTTGCTTTGCCTAGTTCTGCACAATTGGAGGCAGCCAACCAAGAACTGGAGCGGGAAATCAAGGAACGTAAACGAGCAGAAGAAGCTTTGCGCCATAGCAAACAACGCTGGCAGTTAGCCATAGCAGGTACTAATGAGGCGATTTGGGATTGGGATATATCTACTAATGAAACCTTCCGGTCTGAGCGTTGGTTCAAAATGTTGGGATACGATCGCCACGAACTCGGCAATAGTGATGAAGAGTGGGGCAAACGCATTCATCCTGATGATTATGAACGGGTAAATGCTGCTCAAACAGCTTATCTACTGCGACAAGCCCTAGATTATAACACAGAATATCGGCTTTTGTGCAAGGATGGTAATTACCGATGGTTTAGATCGCGGGCAAAAGCTGTTTGGGATGAGCAAGGAAATCCAGTGCGATTGGTTGGTTCCCTAGGAGACGTGAGCGATCGCAAACAGGCAGAACTGGCACTACAAGAGCGAGAAGCCATGTTGCGGCGGATTGGGGATAATCTGCCCAATGGCGCAGTTTATCAAGTGATCCGCGAATTGGATGGGAGCGATCGCTTTTCCTATATGAGTGCGGGAATTGAAAGACTAACGCAAGTCAAAGCAGAAGATGCACTACTAGATGCGAGTTTGCTGTATCGCCAGTTTATCCCAGAGGATGTGCCACGCCTGGAAGCAGCAGTTGAGCAATCCCGACAAAACCTGTCAATATTTGATATCCAACTGCGAATCCAAACGCCCAGTGGTCAGTTGAAATGGTTTCATTTTCGTTCTACGCCACGCCGCTTGGAAGATAATCGCGTGGTTTGGGATGGGCTGGTGGTGGATGTCACCGCCCTCAAACTTACAGAATCAAGGCTACGCAAGAGTAAAGCCTTGTTAGAAGAATCTCAGCAAGTCGCCCGTGTTGGTAATTGGGAATTTGATCTTGCTAGTCAAAAAATTACTTGGTCGAAGCAACTTTTCCAGCTTTTTAACAGAGATCCAGAGCAATCAGAACCGACTTATCAGGAAAATCTACAACTGTATTACCCAGAAGATGCCGGAAAATTAGCCCAAGCCGTGGAACGGGCAATTTCAACAGGCGAATCCTACAAACTGATTTTGCGTGTGTCTCAACCTGACGGGTCTGTTATGTATACCGAGGGCATTGGACATGCTGAATTGAACGCCGATGGCAAAGTGATTCGCCTTTATGGCACCGCCCAAGATGTTACTGAACGCCAAGCCGCACTCAATGAACTGCAAGAGGCCCAAGAAAAACTGCGTCGCAGTGAAACCCTACTAGCTACCGCTCAAAAGATTGCTCATATGGGTAGTTGGGAATGGAACTTAATCGAGCAAAAGCAAATTTGGTCAACGGAAACTTTCCGCATCTTTGGGCTAAATCCCGCGAAATCAGCACCGACACAGGCGGAATTTATGCAGCTGGTTCACCCAGACGATCGCCCAGCCTTACAGACTCATTTTGTCACAGCGATCGCTCAAGGAACTCCTTTCAATGTTGAGTATCACATTGTGCGACCAGATAATTCATTGCGGTATCTTGAGTCCAGAGCAGAGGTAGCTTATGATACTCAAGGGCAAACAATTAGGTTATATGGAGCCATTCTAGATATTACAGAACGTAAACAAACCGAGTTAGAAATTACCAAGAGCCGCGACTTGCTAGAAGCTGTCTATAACGAATCTGCTGATGCGCTGTTTTTGGTAGATATAGAATCAGGACTGACAACAGACTGTAACAATCGGGCAGTGGAACTATTCGCAGCCTCTAGCAAAGCCGAACTGATTGGGATTGTCGGTCAGACTCTGCAAAAGGTGCAGTTTACCGATGATGAGCTAACCAGCATCACAGAAGAAGTTAAGCACCAAGGTGTGTGGAGTCGAGAAATTGAATACGTCACCAAGCAGGGCAATTGCTTTTGGGGAAACATCGCAGTTAAACAAATTCAGGTTGTCGATCAATTGATGAATTTGGTGCGGGTTACGGATATCAGCGTCCGCAAGCGTGCCGAAGCAGAACGCCAACAAGTAGAAGCAGCCTTAGCTAAAAGTGAAGAACAACTCAGGCTAACGCTGGAATTTAACCAAATCGGTATTTGGGATTGGGATGTGCAAACGGGAGCAGTAATTTGGAACGACAATCACTTCCGCTTGCTAGGGTTAGAACCAGAAAACAAAGCAGTGAAATATCAACTATGGCGCGATGCTGTTCATCCAGAGGATATCGACCGAGTTGAACAAATGATTACCAACGCGCTGACTAAGCATACCAGTTATGATGCAGAATATCGAGTGATTCATCCTGATGGCAAAGTGCGCTGGCTGACTGGCAAAGGACGCAGTATTTACAACCAAGCAGGTAAACCTGTACGCATGTTGGGTGTGTTGATTGATGTTAGCGATCGCGCTTTTGCAGAAGAAGCCTTGCGTTCAAGTGAAGCTCGATTCCAAGCATTTATGGACAACAGCCCAGTACTAGCTTGGATCACTGATGCTAATGGACATGTACTTTACTTAAACCAAACTTACCTACGTACATTTAAATTACTACCAGACCGGGTGATTGGGCAATCCATCTTTGACCTCTACCCGACTGAAATTGCTCAGCAGCATTTCGATAACATTCAAACAGTCATACAGACAAATCAGGTACTTGAGGTGATTGAGGTCGCTCCCCGACCAGATGATACCCTGGGTGAGTTCTTAGTATACAAATTCCCTATTCCCGGATTGTCTGCACAAAAGTTAGTCGGTAGGGTGGCGATTGACATTACAGAACGCAAGACTCTGGAGCGAGAACTGGCTCACAAGCAACAGTTATTGGATGCGTTTATTACCAGCGCCCCTGTGGGGATGACTGTCCTCGATGAACAACTGCGTTACTCGTTGATTAATGAAGCATTAGCAGAAATTAATGGCATTCCCGCAAAGGCACATATTGGCAAGACCCAGTGGGAGATTGTCCCAGATCTCGCACCAAAGCAACAAGAGGTTTTGCGCCATGTTTTGACCACAGGTGAACCAATATTGGATTTTGAAATTAGCGGAGAAACTACAAAACTTCCCGGTGTGATGCGGACTTGGCTAGCTTCCTACTTTCCGATTCGCTCTGTTGAGGCTAAACCTGTGGGAGTTGGCATTGTGGTGTTGGAAATTAGCGATCGCAAACGCGCTGAACGCATGTTAGAACTGCAAGCAGTCATTACCCGTAATATGGCGGAGGGAATTTGTTTGGTTAGTGCTACTAATGACATGATTGTCTACGCCAACCCCAAATTCGAGCAAATGTTTGGCTACGCTCCTGATGAGCTAATAGGGCAAGATGTGTCAATTCTCAACTATGGAGATGAAAATATTTCTCCTCAAGAGGTGAGTCAGACAATTAGAACTGCTGTCCTCCAACAGGGTGAAGCTACCTATGAAGTCCACAATGTGAAAAAAGATGGCACTCCCTTCTGGAGTAGCGCCACCACATGTGTTTTTGATCATCCTGAATATGGAAAAGTGCTTGTGGCTGTCCAACAAGATATCACCGAACAAAAACAAGCAGAAGAACAAATTAAAGCATCTCTCAAAGAAAAAGAAGTATTACTTAAAGAAATTCATCATCGCGTCAAAAACAACTTAGGAATTGTCAGCAGCTTATTGCAAATGCAGTGCAGACGTATAAAAGATGCTCAAGCCACGGCAATTCTCCGTGATAGCCAAAACCGCATTGCCTCGATTTCCTTGGTTCATGAAAAACTCTACCGCTCTGAAGATTTAGCCAATATCGATTTTGCTCAATACATTCCAGATTTAACCACTCATTTATTTGATTCTTACAATGTTAGCTCTAACCAAATCAAGCTGAATATTCAAGTTGACGGTGCGAGTTTGGACATTGAAACCGCCATTCCTTGCGGTTTGATTATCAATGAACTAGTTTCCAATGCTTTGAAATACGCCTTTGTTGATGGTCGTGCAGGTGAAATACTGGTGAAGTTTTATCAATCAAGCGATCGCTCTTTAACGCTGATTGTTCGAGACAATGGCATTGGTCTACCTGGGGACTTTGATAGCAAAAAAGCTAAAACACTAGGTATCAGTCTGATCCAAGGATTAATCAAGCAGTTAAGGGGAAGCCTTGAGATTAACTGCCAGCAAGGAACAGAATTTAAAATTAATCTTCAAAAAGGCAAAGGATGACCACCATGAATATTTTATCACAGACACAGACAACAAAAACAATTAAAATTTTGATTGTTGAAGATGAGTTTATCCTTGCGGTCAATTTACAAGAAAGTTTAGAATCCCTTGGCTACTCTAGTATAGAAATTGTAGATACCGCAGAAGGGGCAATTGAGAAAGCAACTGAACTGCGTCCCAACTTGATTTTGATGGATATCCGGTTGCGGGGCGATATGGACGGTATCCAAGCCGCAGAACAAATCTGGAATCGTCTGCAAATTCCCATCATTTACGTCACCGGACACTCTGACAAAAGTACTGTAGAGCGGGCAACGCTGACATCACCTTTTGGTTACATCCTCAAACCTGTCAGAGAACAAGAACTCTACGTTGCCATTCAAACCACACTCACTCGCTACGAACGCGAGCAATTTTTGAGTAGTGTGCTTCGAGGAATGGGGGATGGGGTAATTGTCATAGATCCGCAGTTGCGTATCAAGTTCCTAAATCCGGCAGCTGAAGCCCTCACAGGGTGGCGACATGATGAAGCAAAGAACCGCATGTTAGATCAGGTGATGAAACTCGTTGACGAACAAACTCTGCTACCCGCAAACAATCCCCTGATATCAGCTTTAGTACAACAAACCACTGTATATCTAGGCAATCGTGTTTTATTGATCAACAGAAACGGCACAACCATTCCTGTAGCTGATAGTGCTACTCCCTTGAGAAACCACGACGGTGAAATTACTGGTGCTGTGATGGTTTTTCGGGATGACACCCAACGCAGGTTAATAGAAGAACGCAATCTGGCGGCAGAACATGCCCAACAACTAGAAATTCAAATGGCGGAACTTCAACGCCTCAACCAATTGAAAGAGGACTTTTTGAGAGCTACTTCTCATGAAATGCGAACGCCTTTATCAAATATCAAAATGGCAATTACTGTGCTGGAAACTATTCTCAATCAGCAGAGTATTTTGCCACCTGAGCCACCTGATGCATCTTCATCGGTATCGCTTTACCTAAACATCTTACGTAATGAGTGTGAACGAGAGTTAGACTTAGTAGACGATTTGCTGAATATGCGATTTATTGATGCAGGTGTTTATCCACTAGAATTAACTGCAATTCATCTGCAATTTTGGCTACCTCACATCACTGAAAGTTTTCAACAACGCCTAGAAGCTCGACGGCAAACTTTAGAGGTTAGCGTTGATCTAGATTTACCACCTATAGTCACAGATTTGGCAATTTTGACTCGCGTCATCTCAGAATTACTCAACAATGCTTGCAAATACACACCGTCTGGGGAACAGATTACAGTCATAGCTAAACTCGCCTCGACTACAAACAGTCAAATTGATGTATCTCCTGATGCTCAAACTTCACGCGTGCAAATTACCATTAGTAATTCTGGGGTAGAAATCCCCATAAAAGAACAAACTCGCATCTTTGACTTGTTTTACCGGATTCCTGAAAGCACTATTAAAGAACAAAATCTGATTTTAGAGTTGTTTGACGAGATTGCTATAGGCAAACCAGGACAAAGTAATAGTGTAGGATTAGGGTTAGCCTTGGTGAAAAAGCTAGTGCAATATCTCCAAGGTGCGATCGCACTTAGTAGCAGTCAAGGTTGGACAAGATTCACAGTTGAGTTGCCATTAACTTTGGTGGACATTGACCATTGACCATTGACCATTGACCATTGACCATTGACCATTGACCATTGACCATTGACCATTCACTCTAAACCTAAATGATTTAGCAATGCTTGGCGCATCACCTCTTCAGGCACAGTTTGTTGCTGCAACCAGATTTTGAGGGCTGCTACTCCTTGCTGTACTAGCATTTCTAAGCCATCAATGGCAATTGCACCTTGTTTTTGGGCAAGTTGCAGAAATTGCGTTGGTTTAGGGACATATATTAAATCATAGGCGATCGCACCATCAGGCAAATTCTTAATTTCCTCTGCACTCAAAGGTGACTCGTCCACTTTGGGATACATCCCAATAGGAGTTGTATTTACCAGCAAATTCGCATGGGTAATCAAATTTGGGAGATTGTTCCATGTATGAACTTGCAAATTCATAGCTATGGGTGAATTGTCCCAACTACGGCGAAATTCTTCTAACTTTTGCAAATTGCGCCCCACAACATGAATTTGTGCGAAACCAAGTTGGTGACAACCTGCTACAACAGCCCTAGCTGCACCACCATTACCTAAAATCACCGCTACCTTCTGACTCCAATCTTGTTGATATGTTGTTTGCAAAGGAGCGATAAATCCTTCTATATCTGTGTTTGTACCTACCCATTGATGATTTTGGCGGCTGACAGTATTAACTGCGCCTATAGCTTGGGCGATGGGAGTAATTTCTGATAACAACGGCATAATTGCCTGTTTGTGAGGAATTGTCACGCTAAAGCCCACAACCCCAACAGCAGCAAAACCTGCGATCGCAACTTCTAAATTTTCTGGTTCTATAGGAAAAGGAAGATAAACATAATCTAAACCCAATTGAGCGATCGCAGCATTATGCATCACCGGCGACAGCGAATGTTCTACCGGATGTCCAATAACGCCTAGCAGTTTACTTTTACCTGTAATTAATACTTTAGT
Above is a window of Nostoc sp. UHCC 0702 DNA encoding:
- a CDS encoding tetratricopeptide repeat protein, encoding MIVPQQNNLKTLNSIEQSVLAPKLVEHKSSKLRLFSRSTIKLFKLDEKANCPEDVLAEVLFWTDGQPILTQKLCQLLAESEVMITAGQEAATVQQLVQTRLINNWQTQVAAEYLQQIRENIIHNQQCDPLLLLELYKLVWQQGEVLVDHSPEQAELLHLGLVVPQKDLLKLGNRIYQSVFDLNWIELELSHFRLFSPNTIKLFKLDEKADSPEVVLAEVLSWTDRQLILTQKLCQLLAESEVMIAAGQEAATVQQLVETHLINNWQTQVAAEHLQQIRENIIHNQQCDPLSLLELYKLVWQQGEVLVDHSPEQAELLHLGLVVQEKDLLKLGNRIYQSVFDRYWIEQESARLRLFSPKTIKLFKLDEKANCPEVVLAEVLFWTDGQTILAHKLCQLLAESEVMIAAGQEAATVQQLVQTRLINNWQTQVAAEYLQQIRENIIHNQQCDPLSLLELYKQVWQQGEVAIDHSAEQAELLHLGLIMQQKDFLKLGNRIYQSVFDLNWVEQELDKILQPSLAETTLYNNPIPSPNTWNYSNTIAPAESRGIQRFWVLLAIAGLMVCGSSLMVLGFSVFKWLQIEIIFKRGNELLYQGEYQQAIAKYNNILKIDSNYYQSWTNRGYALARMKDYKQMLQSCTTATIINPEAVYAWNCRGEALYNLKQYNEAIAAFDQAIMLNSNDPVFWINKTEALLTFKQPDTALSAVNQAIELLKVEPQNGNAKELAIAFSYQAKVLLQKQDYQAALAAYEQSLKYNPKYFVALRGKGIALQGLKRDDQAIAQFYRLLDRPELTNNQKAETWYYLGLSLCKFRQTTRAIAAFDEALKFKPDYQAAAQAKNACFK
- a CDS encoding PAS domain-containing protein — translated: MLELWKVLLAYKQFVPHGHCYLWKPDLVGLHIVSDFLIALAYYSIPVTLLYFVRKRQDLPFNWIFLLFATFIVTCGTTHLMEIWTLWYPTYWLSGCIKAITALVSVYTGITLIQLIPKILALPSSAQLEAANQELEREIKERKRAEEALRHSKQRWQLAIAGTNEAIWDWDISTNETFRSERWFKMLGYDRHELGNSDEEWGKRIHPDDYERVNAAQTAYLLRQALDYNTEYRLLCKDGNYRWFRSRAKAVWDEQGNPVRLVGSLGDVSDRKQAELALQEREAMLRRIGDNLPNGAVYQVIRELDGSDRFSYMSAGIERLTQVKAEDALLDASLLYRQFIPEDVPRLEAAVEQSRQNLSIFDIQLRIQTPSGQLKWFHFRSTPRRLEDNRVVWDGLVVDVTALKLTESRLRKSKALLEESQQVARVGNWEFDLASQKITWSKQLFQLFNRDPEQSEPTYQENLQLYYPEDAGKLAQAVERAISTGESYKLILRVSQPDGSVMYTEGIGHAELNADGKVIRLYGTAQDVTERQAALNELQEAQEKLRRSETLLATAQKIAHMGSWEWNLIEQKQIWSTETFRIFGLNPAKSAPTQAEFMQLVHPDDRPALQTHFVTAIAQGTPFNVEYHIVRPDNSLRYLESRAEVAYDTQGQTIRLYGAILDITERKQTELEITKSRDLLEAVYNESADALFLVDIESGLTTDCNNRAVELFAASSKAELIGIVGQTLQKVQFTDDELTSITEEVKHQGVWSREIEYVTKQGNCFWGNIAVKQIQVVDQLMNLVRVTDISVRKRAEAERQQVEAALAKSEEQLRLTLEFNQIGIWDWDVQTGAVIWNDNHFRLLGLEPENKAVKYQLWRDAVHPEDIDRVEQMITNALTKHTSYDAEYRVIHPDGKVRWLTGKGRSIYNQAGKPVRMLGVLIDVSDRAFAEEALRSSEARFQAFMDNSPVLAWITDANGHVLYLNQTYLRTFKLLPDRVIGQSIFDLYPTEIAQQHFDNIQTVIQTNQVLEVIEVAPRPDDTLGEFLVYKFPIPGLSAQKLVGRVAIDITERKTLERELAHKQQLLDAFITSAPVGMTVLDEQLRYSLINEALAEINGIPAKAHIGKTQWEIVPDLAPKQQEVLRHVLTTGEPILDFEISGETTKLPGVMRTWLASYFPIRSVEAKPVGVGIVVLEISDRKRAERMLELQAVITRNMAEGICLVSATNDMIVYANPKFEQMFGYAPDELIGQDVSILNYGDENISPQEVSQTIRTAVLQQGEATYEVHNVKKDGTPFWSSATTCVFDHPEYGKVLVAVQQDITEQKQAEEQIKASLKEKEVLLKEIHHRVKNNLGIVSSLLQMQCRRIKDAQATAILRDSQNRIASISLVHEKLYRSEDLANIDFAQYIPDLTTHLFDSYNVSSNQIKLNIQVDGASLDIETAIPCGLIINELVSNALKYAFVDGRAGEILVKFYQSSDRSLTLIVRDNGIGLPGDFDSKKAKTLGISLIQGLIKQLRGSLEINCQQGTEFKINLQKGKG
- a CDS encoding response regulator codes for the protein MNILSQTQTTKTIKILIVEDEFILAVNLQESLESLGYSSIEIVDTAEGAIEKATELRPNLILMDIRLRGDMDGIQAAEQIWNRLQIPIIYVTGHSDKSTVERATLTSPFGYILKPVREQELYVAIQTTLTRYEREQFLSSVLRGMGDGVIVIDPQLRIKFLNPAAEALTGWRHDEAKNRMLDQVMKLVDEQTLLPANNPLISALVQQTTVYLGNRVLLINRNGTTIPVADSATPLRNHDGEITGAVMVFRDDTQRRLIEERNLAAEHAQQLEIQMAELQRLNQLKEDFLRATSHEMRTPLSNIKMAITVLETILNQQSILPPEPPDASSSVSLYLNILRNECERELDLVDDLLNMRFIDAGVYPLELTAIHLQFWLPHITESFQQRLEARRQTLEVSVDLDLPPIVTDLAILTRVISELLNNACKYTPSGEQITVIAKLASTTNSQIDVSPDAQTSRVQITISNSGVEIPIKEQTRIFDLFYRIPESTIKEQNLILELFDEIAIGKPGQSNSVGLGLALVKKLVQYLQGAIALSSSQGWTRFTVELPLTLVDIDH
- a CDS encoding shikimate dehydrogenase — protein: MTKVLITGKSKLLGVIGHPVEHSLSPVMHNAAIAQLGLDYVYLPFPIEPENLEVAIAGFAAVGVVGFSVTIPHKQAIMPLLSEITPIAQAIGAVNTVSRQNHQWVGTNTDIEGFIAPLQTTYQQDWSQKVAVILGNGGAARAVVAGCHQLGFAQIHVVGRNLQKLEEFRRSWDNSPIAMNLQVHTWNNLPNLITHANLLVNTTPIGMYPKVDESPLSAEEIKNLPDGAIAYDLIYVPKPTQFLQLAQKQGAIAIDGLEMLVQQGVAALKIWLQQQTVPEEVMRQALLNHLGLE